Proteins from a genomic interval of Planococcus sp. MSAK28401:
- a CDS encoding head decoration protein, giving the protein MTSKETFTHYQPQGNSDPAHTATAPGGLSAKAPAMTPLMLDTSSRKLVAWDGTTDGAAVGILAVAADQTSTTLTFYKSGTFRYEDVLWPEAASDETKKRTAFAGTAISIV; this is encoded by the coding sequence ATGACGAGCAAAGAAACCTTTACCCATTACCAGCCGCAGGGCAACAGTGACCCGGCTCATACCGCAACCGCGCCCGGCGGATTGAGTGCGAAAGCGCCTGCAATGACCCCGCTGATGCTGGACACCTCCAGCCGTAAGCTGGTTGCGTGGGATGGCACCACCGACGGTGCTGCCGTTGGCATTCTTGCGGTTGCTGCTGACCAGACCAGCACCACGCTGACGTTCTACAAGTCCGGCACGTTCCGTTATGAGGATGTGCTCTGGCCGGAGGCTGCCAGCGACGAGACGAAAAAACGGACCGCGTTTGC